In Saccharolobus solfataricus, a genomic segment contains:
- a CDS encoding IS1-like element ISC1174 family transposase, with protein MNLVALAQLILFVLRNLNLKPRKHKPEEIALAIAAYVMGVQITKLNIPPSTLYYYTRKLGVKRRKDVRPRCPSCNSDRVIKNGSSRGKSKYKCKVCGRTFYGTASHRMSREQRERILREYTNRMSLRGISKVEGRPLTTVYSSVKRAALKAYVDLSILQAQLKAFRSKFAVLDESWTYVRVRRGPRRQNLWIWNALIDGVPFFVTGDRDYNTFRLLWLSLPKCEVHYTDDYPIYQVLYHHVVGKKYTHTVESYNSFCRSHLARLARDTKAVNRSRAMIDYSLALLNVMYPQVFTDEKTPLNLAYLSGVQYIRDHLI; from the coding sequence ATGAACCTCGTGGCCCTCGCACAACTTATACTATTCGTCCTAAGAAATTTAAACCTTAAGCCCCGAAAGCACAAGCCAGAGGAAATCGCATTAGCCATTGCAGCTTACGTGATGGGAGTACAGATCACGAAGCTCAATATACCGCCCTCCACGTTGTATTACTACACCAGGAAGCTCGGGGTAAAGAGGAGGAAGGACGTGAGACCGAGATGTCCTTCCTGCAACTCGGATCGCGTGATCAAGAACGGTTCGTCCAGAGGGAAGAGCAAGTACAAGTGCAAGGTCTGCGGGAGGACCTTTTACGGAACTGCGAGTCACAGGATGAGCAGGGAGCAGAGGGAGAGGATCTTGAGGGAGTACACCAACAGGATGAGCTTGAGGGGAATATCCAAGGTTGAGGGAAGGCCATTGACCACGGTCTACAGCTCGGTGAAGAGGGCAGCCTTGAAGGCTTACGTTGACTTGTCGATCTTGCAAGCCCAATTGAAGGCCTTCAGGTCGAAGTTCGCGGTCCTAGACGAGAGCTGGACTTACGTCCGCGTGAGACGCGGTCCCAGACGACAGAACCTCTGGATCTGGAACGCTTTGATCGACGGAGTCCCCTTCTTTGTCACCGGTGACAGGGACTACAACACCTTCCGTCTTCTTTGGCTGTCACTCCCCAAGTGCGAGGTCCACTACACCGACGACTACCCAATCTATCAAGTCTTGTATCACCACGTTGTGGGCAAGAAGTACACCCACACCGTGGAGAGCTACAACTCATTCTGTAGGTCTCACTTAGCTCGGCTAGCTAGGGACACGAAGGCCGTAAACAGGAGCAGGGCGATGATTGACTACAGCCTGGCCTTGTTGAACGTCATGTACCCGCAAGTTTTCACAGACGAGAAAACTCCCTTGAACTTAGCCTATTTGAGCGGAGTACAGTATATTAGAGATCATCTAATATAA